Proteins from a genomic interval of Sphingobacterium sp. SYP-B4668:
- a CDS encoding SusC/RagA family TonB-linked outer membrane protein yields MSNLKSKPTFRSIGGILYRHVKYAPRYALFLGCVATPIHETFAFSDNLFSTTPIDVNQQVRLKGHVVDENGVAISGATISVIGTTRQVGSGVDGSFEIDTHHGAVIQVSYVGYITRNITVDRDHLTVRLLVDATGLEEVVVVGYGTQKRGNVTAAISTIQSKDILTTTHSSLAQSLQGKIPGLQIRQQNSEPGAFSSTINIRGFGEPLYVIDGIVRDGGVEFQQLNPNDIESISVLKDASAAIYGLNAANGVILVTTKKGNNSKPTFNYTGTVGFQQPTNVPKMANAAQYLEMYNDAIFYRDGVHSISKEELNKWREGIAGYESTNWYASTFKNTAVQQQHDFSVRGGTENINYFTSVGYFKEGGLFKSGDMGYDRYTFRSNLSAKLSDRLKADVMVSGRRGKREFPGGDGFIWMYKGTIISRPNESPYINGDPNYPANIYNQQNAVVMSQRDYAGYTEDRNKNFQSAITLTYDVPFVEGMKALGTISYDSYNVFNKNVWKNYRIYNPDLSSLVYNNPRIANNADDAERMVFQGQLNYDRTFAEQHNISATAVFELKKYTKKHAYLWREYEFFTTDIVDYASGRQINNGNEFEERNMSYIGRVNYDFKGKYLLGSSFRYDGSYRYAPGKRWGFFPSVSAGWRISEESFIKNNLPFVNNLKIRGSYGSIGENVGDPFQHILGFTPQTNEGAEFINGSYTGGLSAPGVINPDFTWVESTIADIGAEATLFRGKLSFEVDYYQRKKTGKPIVRSGGLPNTFGGSMPVENFESELTRGFDFVISHQNQLRDFKYGLSFNMNLARTKHQIVDKAEANSSYERWRNGYVDRWNDLEWGFNKTGQFQNYEEIYNGIVYGGDRGNTQVLPGDFTYEDVNGDGVIDDKDLMPIFRNRVPKMFYGFVLNGEWKNIDINMVFQGASLYSMRFNEVFSQMFFNNGNLPEYFYDRWHLADPYDSNSEWVAGEWPANRFVEHMGANYRESSAWRMKADYLRLKSIEVGYRIPLKASEKRFVNSIRVYANAHNLLTFADSFIKQFDPERFEGDYQAGYNYPLIKSYNFGVNVTF; encoded by the coding sequence ATGAGTAATTTGAAGAGTAAACCAACATTTCGGTCTATCGGAGGAATCCTGTACCGGCATGTCAAGTATGCCCCACGTTATGCACTTTTTTTGGGCTGCGTAGCGACCCCTATTCATGAGACTTTTGCATTCTCTGACAACCTCTTTTCGACCACCCCGATTGATGTCAACCAACAGGTTCGGCTGAAAGGGCATGTCGTCGATGAAAATGGAGTAGCTATTTCTGGAGCCACAATCTCAGTTATCGGTACTACACGACAGGTCGGATCAGGTGTTGATGGATCGTTCGAGATTGATACCCATCATGGTGCTGTCATTCAGGTTAGTTATGTCGGGTATATAACTCGCAACATAACAGTAGATCGTGATCATCTTACAGTACGACTGTTGGTCGATGCCACCGGATTGGAAGAGGTCGTCGTCGTGGGATACGGCACCCAAAAAAGAGGCAACGTAACCGCCGCAATATCGACTATTCAATCCAAGGATATCTTGACGACTACACATTCCAGTTTGGCACAAAGCCTGCAAGGAAAAATTCCAGGACTGCAGATTAGACAACAGAATTCAGAGCCTGGAGCCTTTAGCTCAACGATTAATATTCGAGGTTTTGGCGAGCCTTTATATGTGATTGACGGTATCGTCCGAGACGGTGGAGTAGAATTTCAGCAGCTTAATCCCAATGATATTGAGAGCATTTCTGTGCTCAAAGATGCATCAGCTGCCATCTATGGACTAAATGCTGCCAATGGCGTCATTTTGGTCACAACCAAAAAGGGAAATAATAGTAAACCAACTTTTAATTATACCGGTACTGTTGGGTTTCAGCAACCAACCAATGTACCCAAAATGGCCAATGCTGCTCAGTATCTGGAGATGTACAACGATGCCATATTCTACCGTGATGGCGTTCATAGTATTAGTAAGGAAGAGTTGAATAAATGGAGGGAAGGAATTGCGGGGTATGAAAGCACCAATTGGTATGCGTCTACTTTCAAAAACACCGCAGTACAGCAACAACATGATTTTTCGGTTAGAGGTGGTACCGAGAATATTAATTATTTCACCAGTGTTGGTTATTTTAAAGAAGGGGGGCTGTTTAAAAGTGGAGATATGGGGTATGATCGATATACCTTTCGAAGCAATTTATCTGCCAAATTGAGCGATCGACTCAAAGCAGATGTTATGGTATCCGGAAGAAGGGGGAAACGTGAGTTCCCAGGGGGTGATGGTTTCATTTGGATGTATAAAGGCACCATTATCAGTAGACCCAATGAATCTCCTTATATCAATGGCGATCCTAATTACCCTGCCAATATCTACAATCAGCAAAATGCAGTCGTGATGTCCCAGCGTGACTATGCCGGATATACCGAAGATCGGAACAAAAACTTCCAATCCGCGATTACGCTTACATATGATGTTCCTTTTGTTGAAGGAATGAAAGCGTTGGGAACTATTTCATATGATAGCTACAATGTGTTTAATAAAAATGTTTGGAAGAATTATCGTATTTACAACCCAGATTTAAGCTCTTTAGTCTACAATAATCCTCGGATAGCCAATAATGCGGATGACGCGGAGCGAATGGTTTTTCAAGGGCAACTGAATTATGATAGAACATTTGCCGAACAACATAATATTAGTGCAACTGCGGTTTTTGAGTTGAAGAAATATACCAAAAAACATGCATATCTGTGGCGGGAATATGAGTTTTTTACAACGGATATTGTTGACTACGCCTCTGGAAGGCAAATTAACAACGGAAATGAGTTCGAAGAACGCAATATGTCCTACATCGGCCGTGTCAATTATGATTTTAAAGGTAAATATCTCTTAGGAAGCTCATTTAGATATGACGGATCTTATCGTTACGCTCCAGGCAAAAGATGGGGATTCTTCCCAAGTGTATCTGCTGGGTGGCGAATCTCAGAAGAAAGCTTTATCAAAAACAATCTGCCATTCGTGAATAATTTAAAAATTAGAGGTTCTTATGGTAGTATCGGGGAGAATGTGGGCGACCCTTTTCAACATATCCTTGGCTTTACGCCACAGACGAACGAAGGTGCAGAGTTTATTAACGGCTCCTACACCGGTGGGTTGAGTGCTCCTGGAGTCATCAATCCCGACTTTACTTGGGTAGAGTCTACAATCGCAGACATAGGAGCGGAAGCTACCTTATTCCGTGGTAAACTAAGTTTTGAAGTAGATTACTATCAGCGTAAAAAGACAGGAAAACCCATTGTTAGAAGCGGTGGGCTACCCAATACATTTGGAGGGTCTATGCCGGTCGAAAATTTTGAGAGTGAGCTGACTAGAGGGTTCGACTTTGTGATATCTCACCAGAATCAACTACGTGACTTTAAGTACGGGCTGAGCTTCAATATGAATTTAGCCAGGACCAAGCATCAGATTGTAGACAAGGCCGAAGCCAATAGCAGTTATGAGCGTTGGAGAAATGGATATGTGGACCGTTGGAACGATTTGGAGTGGGGATTCAACAAAACCGGCCAATTTCAGAATTATGAAGAGATTTACAACGGTATTGTATATGGTGGAGACAGGGGTAATACCCAAGTATTGCCTGGAGATTTCACTTACGAGGACGTCAATGGTGATGGAGTAATCGATGATAAAGATTTAATGCCAATCTTCAGAAATCGTGTCCCTAAGATGTTCTATGGCTTTGTATTAAATGGTGAATGGAAAAATATAGATATCAACATGGTCTTTCAAGGAGCTTCCCTATACAGCATGCGATTCAATGAAGTATTTTCCCAAATGTTTTTCAACAACGGCAATTTACCCGAGTATTTCTATGATAGGTGGCACCTGGCTGATCCATATGATTCCAATAGCGAGTGGGTAGCTGGTGAATGGCCTGCCAATCGATTTGTTGAGCATATGGGTGCCAACTATCGAGAAAGCAGTGCTTGGCGAATGAAAGCCGATTATCTTCGCCTCAAAAGTATAGAAGTAGGTTACCGAATTCCACTTAAAGCATCCGAAAAGCGTTTTGTAAACAGCATTCGTGTATATGCCAATGCACACAACCTGTTGACCTTTGCGGACTCATTCATCAAGCAGTTTGACCCTGAACGATTCGAGGGCGATTATCAAGCAGGGTACAACTACCCACTAATCAAGAGCTATAATTTTGGTGTTAACGTTACCTTTTAA
- a CDS encoding RagB/SusD family nutrient uptake outer membrane protein, which produces MKYHQIFGALCSILLMFCIGCSDYLDVTPRNKIPGDAVLSDPNGVKAFLANLYYQAPIEDHVYLPRAGFNARGNTGFLSLAQYGMEAIHSEWPNWNEYANDWWEKGYKLNRSINILLQAIPSLTIADSEKQILEGEAAFLRAYTYFGLAKRYGGVPLILENKDFTNDFEMLKVPRSTELETWDLILKECDKAIAALPESHANGEENKRRATKWAAYALKSRVALHAASVAKYWGRAPLSGEAVSKGLVGMDASVANRFYSASIEAALAIMNAGKFSLYKAQPTTPAEATKNYQEMFVDPNLASTETIFIKGYAQVGNNLSHDLDGWNGPNQTSEGFPHRGRTNPILELVDLYESYDNPGHAAPIVTTMDGNVSVPEGYKASVAYRHFDSPDEIFKNKDARFFASITYPNSTWKNQSIVIQGGIVRPDGSLLDSRGEVTAGGATYYTYGKEFANQYSGFDGSADMTRTGFLMRKFMTENNRYATWLQSTTDFIDMRYAEVLLNFAEAVVESGYSEHNAANLAAKAINDIRFRAGHTVAVALTLDNVIRERTVELAFENKGYWDLIRRRTFHTTFNDKIKQALVPLLDLRGVKPQYIYVRKNVPGANSLNFPEKDYYRHIPNVAGNGVIQNPQH; this is translated from the coding sequence ATGAAATATCATCAAATATTTGGAGCATTATGCAGCATACTCTTGATGTTTTGCATCGGTTGTTCAGATTATCTGGATGTTACCCCCCGAAATAAGATTCCTGGGGATGCCGTACTATCAGATCCCAATGGCGTCAAGGCTTTCTTGGCTAACCTGTATTATCAAGCACCTATTGAAGACCATGTATATCTCCCACGTGCGGGATTCAATGCCCGTGGTAATACCGGATTTCTATCCTTGGCCCAATACGGTATGGAGGCAATCCACTCCGAGTGGCCAAACTGGAACGAATATGCGAACGATTGGTGGGAGAAAGGGTACAAATTGAATAGAAGTATCAATATTCTTCTACAGGCTATTCCTAGTTTAACCATCGCCGATAGCGAAAAGCAAATTTTAGAAGGTGAAGCTGCTTTCTTGAGAGCGTATACCTATTTTGGGCTTGCAAAAAGGTATGGTGGAGTACCTCTCATTTTGGAAAATAAAGACTTTACCAATGACTTTGAAATGTTGAAAGTGCCGAGAAGCACCGAGTTGGAAACCTGGGATCTTATTTTGAAGGAATGTGATAAAGCAATTGCTGCGCTCCCAGAATCACATGCAAATGGGGAGGAGAATAAACGTAGGGCGACCAAATGGGCAGCTTATGCCTTGAAATCTAGAGTGGCATTACATGCTGCTTCGGTTGCCAAATATTGGGGTAGAGCCCCCCTCTCAGGTGAAGCAGTATCCAAAGGGTTGGTCGGTATGGACGCGAGTGTCGCCAACCGTTTTTATAGTGCTTCGATAGAAGCTGCCTTAGCTATTATGAATGCGGGAAAATTCTCATTATATAAAGCACAACCTACAACTCCTGCGGAAGCCACCAAGAATTATCAAGAGATGTTCGTTGACCCTAATCTGGCTAGTACTGAAACAATTTTTATAAAAGGCTATGCTCAGGTAGGCAACAACTTGTCCCATGATTTGGACGGTTGGAATGGCCCCAATCAAACTTCTGAAGGATTTCCGCATAGAGGGCGTACTAATCCCATCCTTGAGTTAGTCGATCTCTATGAAAGCTACGATAATCCAGGCCACGCTGCTCCAATCGTCACGACTATGGACGGTAACGTGTCTGTACCAGAAGGGTATAAAGCGTCTGTAGCCTATAGACATTTTGATAGTCCAGATGAAATTTTCAAAAATAAGGACGCTCGTTTTTTTGCATCCATCACCTATCCCAATTCGACATGGAAGAATCAGTCTATTGTCATTCAAGGTGGTATTGTCCGTCCTGATGGATCTCTATTGGATAGTAGGGGTGAGGTCACAGCTGGCGGTGCGACTTATTATACCTATGGAAAAGAGTTCGCAAATCAGTATTCAGGATTTGACGGGTCGGCTGATATGACTCGTACTGGATTTTTGATGCGGAAGTTTATGACTGAAAATAATCGATATGCTACTTGGTTACAATCTACCACAGATTTCATCGACATGCGCTATGCAGAGGTATTGCTCAATTTTGCCGAAGCTGTGGTAGAGAGTGGTTACAGTGAGCACAATGCTGCCAATCTAGCTGCTAAGGCAATAAATGATATTCGGTTTCGAGCTGGTCATACAGTAGCGGTAGCGTTAACGTTGGATAATGTAATACGTGAACGTACAGTGGAATTGGCATTTGAGAATAAGGGATATTGGGACTTGATACGTAGACGGACATTCCATACCACTTTCAATGATAAGATTAAACAGGCATTGGTCCCATTGTTGGATCTTAGAGGTGTAAAACCACAGTATATCTATGTCCGGAAGAATGTTCCGGGAGCCAATAGCTTGAATTTTCCAGAAAAGGACTATTACAGACATATTCCAAATGTAGCTGGCAATGGTGTTATTCAAAATCCTCAACATTAA
- a CDS encoding DUF3823 domain-containing protein: MKKIIHLVAIAVLGLSVSSCELSEIDNYDSPNATLSGGIYDKETNELVQQDIIRGMQIEYIEHGFSNPQTQYIVVKNDGSYRNNLMFANTYSIRPVRGNFVPIESQEVQVKGDTEVDFKVQPYIRIRNSSIKQEGNKIVGTFQIQQTVTNPVKRIGLFAHSELNVGEPLNLVSSQLDINAQTNESQIYRLEIDLDTNNARLGKGKSFFFRIGALIDASEAKFNYAPALRLVIQ; encoded by the coding sequence ATGAAGAAAATCATCCATTTAGTAGCAATAGCTGTATTGGGATTGAGCGTGTCCTCTTGTGAACTGAGCGAGATTGACAATTACGACAGTCCTAATGCGACCCTCTCGGGCGGTATCTATGATAAGGAAACCAATGAGCTCGTCCAGCAAGATATCATTCGAGGGATGCAGATCGAATACATAGAGCACGGATTCAGTAATCCACAGACACAATACATTGTGGTGAAAAACGATGGTTCCTATAGGAACAACCTCATGTTTGCCAATACATACTCCATTCGACCTGTTCGAGGCAACTTTGTCCCAATCGAAAGCCAAGAGGTACAAGTCAAAGGTGATACCGAAGTAGATTTTAAAGTGCAACCATATATTCGCATCCGCAACAGCAGTATCAAACAAGAAGGAAACAAAATTGTTGGAACCTTTCAGATTCAACAGACCGTGACCAATCCGGTCAAGCGTATTGGTCTTTTTGCGCATAGTGAGTTGAATGTGGGCGAACCTCTTAATTTGGTGAGCAGCCAATTGGATATCAATGCACAGACAAACGAGTCCCAGATCTACCGTTTAGAAATTGATTTGGACACGAATAACGCAAGGCTGGGGAAAGGAAAGTCTTTTTTCTTTCGTATAGGCGCATTGATTGATGCCAGTGAGGCGAAATTCAATTATGCTCCTGCATTGCGACTTGTTATTCAATAA
- a CDS encoding GH92 family glycosyl hydrolase has translation MIAILRNIFLYLLALSCAGCVSVKQGTGPSDAVNPYMGNISHLLVPTYPTIHLPNSMLRVYPERQDNTSDQLYGLPVMVTSHRGRSAFNLSVVDGTGVGRFDRVYALDYDNEVIKPHLYTSTLENGDMEVRYAPSHQSAIYEVTFVQPYSPTLVLNTRAGTISVVGNSILATQQIENNTTVFLFAEVDQAPIQAGTLSQQGHLQPNTTLTASDDATVVMQFKAHTRQLKIRYGISFISLEQAERNLRREIEDFNLDLIAERGRKLWDSTLGKIDVKALSEDDRQVFYTSLYRCFERPVNISEDGRYYSAFDGQVHTDSRPFYTDDWIWDTYRATHPLRLLIDHKVEADIIQSFVRMAQQMNDLWLPTFPEITGDSRRMNSNHGVATIADAYFKGLKDFDVATAYESGRRAIEEKTLAPWSASRAGWLDNFYKEHGYIPALRPGEEETVPEVHHFEKRQPIAVTLGTAYDEWCLSRLAKALGKEQDYQRYAEHALNYRNVFNAETKFFHPKDKDGNFIMPFDYRYAGGQGAREYYGENNGWVYRWDVPHNVDDLVKLMGGRESFIANLDQTFREGLGKSKFEFYSHLPDHTGNVGQYSMANEPSLHIPYLYNYAGQPWKSQKRIHQLIHQWFRNDLMGMPGDEDGGGMSAFVVFSMLGFYPVTPGLPVYVFGTPFFKESSMALPDNKVLTVKAINLSKQNKYIQAVKINGQPWNKPWFSHADISAGATIELTMDKYPNKQWGAAEQSAPPSFVF, from the coding sequence ATGATAGCAATACTTAGAAACATTTTCCTTTATTTGTTAGCGCTTTCATGCGCAGGGTGCGTCTCCGTCAAGCAGGGGACGGGACCATCCGATGCCGTAAACCCCTATATGGGAAATATCAGTCATTTACTTGTGCCGACATATCCCACTATACACTTACCCAATAGCATGCTCCGGGTATATCCCGAACGACAGGACAACACCAGTGATCAACTCTATGGCTTGCCCGTCATGGTCACCAGTCATAGGGGGAGGTCAGCTTTCAACCTTAGTGTAGTAGATGGTACTGGCGTCGGTCGCTTCGATCGGGTATACGCTCTAGACTACGACAATGAGGTCATAAAGCCCCACCTATATACTTCAACGTTGGAGAATGGGGATATGGAAGTCCGCTACGCGCCATCCCATCAGTCGGCAATCTATGAAGTCACCTTTGTCCAACCCTATAGCCCGACGTTGGTGTTGAATACACGTGCTGGAACAATATCTGTGGTTGGTAATAGCATCTTGGCAACTCAGCAGATTGAGAATAATACCACTGTCTTCCTATTTGCCGAAGTAGATCAAGCTCCGATTCAAGCAGGGACACTTTCCCAGCAGGGGCACCTCCAACCCAATACTACGTTGACAGCATCTGACGATGCTACTGTTGTGATGCAATTTAAAGCCCATACTAGGCAGTTAAAGATTCGTTATGGCATTTCCTTTATTAGTTTGGAGCAAGCCGAACGAAATCTAAGGAGGGAAATAGAGGATTTTAACCTTGATTTGATTGCCGAACGAGGAAGAAAGCTTTGGGATAGTACCTTAGGAAAAATAGATGTTAAAGCACTATCCGAGGACGATAGACAAGTTTTTTACACGTCGTTGTATCGATGTTTCGAACGTCCAGTCAATATTTCCGAAGACGGACGCTATTACAGTGCATTTGACGGTCAAGTGCATACAGACAGTCGTCCCTTCTATACGGACGATTGGATTTGGGATACGTATAGAGCCACACATCCACTGCGACTACTTATTGATCATAAAGTAGAGGCAGATATCATTCAATCTTTTGTCAGGATGGCCCAACAAATGAACGACTTGTGGCTTCCTACTTTTCCCGAAATCACTGGCGATTCTCGACGGATGAATTCCAATCATGGAGTTGCGACCATTGCTGATGCCTATTTTAAGGGACTTAAGGACTTTGATGTCGCGACCGCCTATGAGAGCGGAAGGCGGGCTATCGAAGAGAAGACCTTAGCCCCTTGGTCAGCCTCACGTGCCGGCTGGTTGGACAATTTCTATAAAGAGCACGGCTACATACCAGCACTGCGTCCAGGTGAGGAAGAGACCGTACCTGAAGTCCATCATTTTGAAAAACGCCAACCTATAGCCGTTACGCTAGGTACAGCATATGATGAATGGTGTCTTTCGCGATTAGCAAAGGCATTGGGTAAAGAACAGGATTATCAGCGGTATGCAGAGCATGCCCTCAATTATCGCAATGTGTTCAATGCCGAAACCAAGTTCTTCCATCCAAAAGACAAGGATGGAAATTTCATCATGCCGTTTGACTATCGCTACGCTGGTGGACAAGGAGCTCGAGAATATTACGGCGAAAACAACGGTTGGGTATACCGATGGGATGTACCACATAACGTTGATGACCTGGTCAAATTGATGGGAGGGAGAGAGTCCTTCATCGCTAATCTGGATCAGACGTTTAGAGAAGGACTAGGCAAAAGCAAATTTGAGTTCTACAGTCATCTCCCTGATCATACAGGTAACGTTGGGCAGTATTCTATGGCTAATGAACCGAGCCTACACATTCCTTATCTGTACAACTATGCTGGTCAACCTTGGAAGTCACAAAAGCGTATCCATCAACTGATACATCAATGGTTTAGAAATGACCTCATGGGTATGCCAGGCGATGAGGATGGGGGCGGAATGTCCGCTTTTGTCGTATTTTCCATGCTTGGATTTTATCCGGTCACACCGGGTCTGCCCGTGTACGTTTTCGGTACCCCTTTTTTCAAGGAATCCAGCATGGCACTTCCAGACAACAAAGTCCTTACTGTGAAGGCCATCAATCTATCTAAGCAAAATAAATACATACAAGCAGTCAAGATCAATGGCCAGCCGTGGAATAAACCTTGGTTTTCACATGCTGATATTTCCGCAGGAGCCACTATTGAACTGACGATGGACAAATATCCCAATAAACAATGGGGGGCTGCCGAGCAGAGCGCACCTCCGTCATTCGTATTTTAG
- a CDS encoding helix-turn-helix domain-containing protein, which translates to MQSQSYLPHESLRPYVQCFVYSCVGDPNDVGLQELDLFPVGYSLMAFILKESHQLFNFGTNKSYDVRFNFTGQLDRYHHLLASSSSMIYVLFKPHGAYQLLGIPQHLLKNECTSLFDLMGSSIHEIFSKMEDQAHSPKAVIALLEQWLLQQFHRHRHLDTNRIRLVCEEIILHKGKLSIQELNSTCGMSKSSMEHYFKEQVGLSPKVYSRIVRFNQLNRFLRAGATTDWMEIVDRYGYFDQSHFIHEFKHFFGYSPSQMHLSYQNLAEHITSIDK; encoded by the coding sequence ATGCAATCCCAATCATATCTTCCGCATGAGTCGCTAAGGCCTTACGTTCAATGTTTCGTCTATTCATGTGTTGGAGATCCAAACGATGTTGGATTACAAGAACTAGATCTTTTTCCGGTAGGATACAGTCTTATGGCATTTATTCTTAAAGAGAGCCATCAACTTTTTAATTTCGGCACTAACAAGAGTTATGATGTCCGATTTAATTTTACAGGCCAATTGGATCGATACCATCATCTTTTAGCATCCTCTTCGTCAATGATCTATGTGCTATTCAAGCCCCATGGAGCCTATCAATTGTTAGGTATTCCGCAACATTTGCTTAAAAATGAATGTACATCGCTATTCGATTTAATGGGCAGTAGTATTCATGAAATATTTTCCAAGATGGAAGACCAAGCACATAGTCCCAAGGCCGTGATAGCTCTCCTAGAGCAGTGGCTGTTGCAACAGTTTCATAGGCATCGTCATCTGGATACCAATCGCATTCGCTTGGTCTGTGAGGAGATTATCCTGCACAAGGGGAAGCTGTCTATTCAAGAATTGAATAGTACTTGTGGTATGTCTAAGAGTTCTATGGAACATTATTTTAAAGAGCAGGTGGGCCTCTCTCCAAAGGTGTATAGCCGCATTGTACGTTTTAATCAATTGAATAGGTTCTTAAGGGCAGGTGCTACTACTGATTGGATGGAGATTGTCGATCGCTATGGCTATTTCGACCAGTCCCATTTTATCCACGAGTTCAAGCATTTCTTTGGATATTCGCCTTCCCAAATGCATTTGAGTTACCAAAATCTCGCTGAGCATATCACCTCTATCGATAAATAG
- a CDS encoding OmpA family protein, with product MKKKWINIILILVVASSVAEGQLLDKIGKKVERKVNQRIDRKTDKAIDKTLDKAEDVIEGSSTRSKPSTRPEKNGSTSVGPVDSPMADDFSYDSKFDFVPGDKILFYDDFEQEAIGDFPSRWSTNGAGEVVSLRSEQGKWLRIPDNSISFPELGSLLPQHFTIEFDLYYPEIGKRPPITFGFTEVASPDRTPLLHKNIFYFLIPPSVKQAIGYSTTMYSGRETLLEWPVDKRVNIKNHVSIAINGTRVRLYIQGRKIVDLPKGFDKATYRNNFHFRSAQLLPKATDAFYISNLRIAETDKDARSLLAEGGKYSTTGIYFNTGTAVIKPQSQAVLKELAALLNENSELRLLIVGHTDNVGNTATNLRLSEQRAIAVKTALCTHFGIEDQRLSIIGKGQSDPVADNQTVEGRAQNRRVEFLRQ from the coding sequence ATGAAAAAGAAGTGGATTAATATCATATTGATACTCGTCGTAGCATCATCAGTCGCTGAGGGCCAATTGCTGGATAAAATTGGTAAGAAAGTAGAGCGGAAAGTAAATCAACGTATTGACCGCAAGACCGACAAAGCGATTGATAAGACCTTGGACAAAGCTGAAGACGTTATTGAAGGGAGCTCCACTAGGTCTAAGCCATCCACTAGACCCGAGAAGAATGGAAGTACAAGCGTAGGCCCTGTTGACTCACCTATGGCCGATGACTTCAGCTATGACTCGAAATTTGACTTTGTACCAGGAGATAAGATTCTGTTTTATGACGATTTCGAACAGGAGGCTATCGGCGATTTCCCTTCACGATGGAGTACGAATGGTGCTGGTGAGGTCGTATCCCTAAGGAGTGAGCAAGGTAAATGGCTCAGAATACCCGACAATAGCATTAGTTTTCCAGAGTTAGGAAGCCTACTCCCCCAGCATTTTACCATCGAGTTTGATTTGTATTACCCTGAGATAGGTAAAAGACCACCGATTACATTTGGATTTACCGAAGTGGCATCCCCAGATAGAACGCCATTGCTGCATAAAAATATTTTCTATTTTTTAATTCCACCCTCGGTCAAACAAGCTATTGGTTACAGCACGACTATGTATTCTGGAAGAGAGACATTGTTGGAATGGCCAGTCGACAAAAGGGTGAACATCAAAAACCATGTCAGTATTGCTATCAACGGTACTAGAGTCAGATTGTACATTCAAGGTCGTAAGATTGTTGATCTACCCAAAGGGTTTGATAAAGCAACCTATCGCAACAATTTTCATTTTCGTTCAGCACAACTATTGCCCAAGGCTACAGATGCCTTCTATATCAGTAATCTACGCATAGCCGAGACTGATAAGGACGCTAGGAGTTTGCTTGCTGAGGGGGGCAAGTACAGCACCACGGGCATTTATTTCAATACTGGTACAGCCGTAATTAAGCCGCAGTCTCAAGCGGTACTCAAAGAACTGGCAGCCCTGTTAAATGAAAATAGCGAGCTGCGCCTACTTATTGTCGGCCATACAGACAATGTGGGTAATACGGCCACTAATCTAAGACTATCTGAGCAACGAGCCATTGCCGTCAAGACAGCTCTGTGTACGCACTTTGGTATTGAAGACCAACGGCTATCGATTATAGGAAAGGGGCAATCCGACCCTGTGGCAGACAACCAGACAGTAGAAGGACGCGCACAAAATAGAAGGGTCGAGTTTTTACGACAGTAA